The window TGGGCAACTTCAATAAAAAATGATGTATCAGTAAACAGTTCATATACTAATTTACCGCCAACATGCCACTCTTGAGAAGGGTTGTTCCACGAGAGTTTACAACCAAACGAGCTTAGCATATCAGGGAATTGAACTTCCCATCACTGCACTTCAGCTCTAAGCCGCACAAATTGGCTTTTCAACCCCTTGCTTAAGATATTTCGACGACCAAATCGAAGATCCCTTACCACCGGTGGAAAGCTCAAACGTCTGGTTAGGGCAATATAGTCCATCCAAGTAGCTATCCACTAAATTGAATATAATAAAAAGTAtaattttctttaaaaaattaCTGTTGATTTAGTGTCTTGTAATAAAGATATATTTTTTGGATGTAACGGTGCGGTAGCCAATTTTCCCGTCCTGCATTGGAGTGttatatttcaggacggaggaaGTAATGAGCTAGGAGCGTTGACCTTCAAAAGCTGGGCCAACTGGATGCGGCTGATTATTGGTTGCGTAAACTACCGCAACCATGTGATTTGCAGCTCTTCTAGTTCCTCCGGGTCTCCTACTCAGTGTCAACTCCAAGAGCAGAAACACCGAGCAGGTTCCATTCCGTggcggccgcagcagcagcagatccaAGTTAGCTCCACCTCAAAATGACCTTATAGGGCACCAGCTCATTATCACCATCCACATGGTGTGACATTTTCCTCATTGCTTGAAAAGATACAAATCAAGTGCTTGATTGGCTTATCATTTGGTTGAAGTCAGAGAAGGGCGCCGTCCTGGATGGCCTTGACAGACGTAGCCACGTGTTATGACGACTTGAGCTGTATTGGCGCGTGTCGCGTTTGGATGTGTTGGGCCAAGCCCATGTAAGCCGGTGGGCTGGAACTGTAAACCATGGGCAACtttaatataaaaaatgatGTAATTGTATCAGTAAATAGTTCAAATCTTCCTTAAAAAAAAGTAAATAGTTCAAATACTAATTTACCACCAACATGCCACTCTTGAGAAGGGTTGTTCCATGAGGAGTTTACAACCAAACCAGCTTAGCATAGCAGGGAATTGAGCTTCCCATCGCTGCACTTGAGCTCTAAGCTGCACAAATCGACTTTTCGACCCTTGCTTAAGATTTATGCCGACCAAATCGAAGATCCCTTGCCGCTGGTGGAAAGCTCAAACGTCTGGTGAGGGCAATATAGTCCATTCAAGTAGCTATCCACTAAATTGAATATAATAAAAAGTATAGTGTTCTACGGTAAATTTACTATTGATTTATAGTGTCTTgtaataaagattttttttatgtaTGGAGCAAAAGACAGATTTTAACGTGCGCCAGCCAATTTTTTCATCTTGCATTGGAGCATTGCATGATCAGACAATCTTTTCTGAATAGAAGCCAGACCAAATGATTTCTTTGCAGATTCAGGTTTCTTTAGATTGGCCATGTATGAGACTAGTAATCCTTTTAATTGTGGGCTGCGGTCAACATCTgaaggattaaggatagaaatCTCTTCAAGTGTATTTTTTTAGTAtaaaaattaatcaaaataaagTCATAGATGTGTGCGACTTGGGGGCGGTTTGGGCAGGTCCGGCCAGCCCTCTCATGTCTCATGCCATGTCAGAGTCTAGACTTCTAGACACGTAAGGCACGTTGTGCCGCACCACAATGGCAAGACAATCTTTTACTAGGTCCAAACACGGCCCACAGCATGTCGACACATCTTCGAGCCGTGccagcccaagcacggcccTCAGTATATTTTGCAGTTGTCGTTCTGTTGACACTCGTAAATATGTTTGAGTACCCATTGCTACATGAAAAGATTTCTATGCATAGAAGATGAAAAGTCATCTTTTTTTAATGACTCTATCCTTGAATGACGGCTGTTAATTAAAAAGTAGCACAAATTGATTGATATTACAACAACTGGTTATACACAGGTCGATGGGCTATTTACATACCGTGCCGGCCTAGGTAAGGCTCGAAATGTAGTCATGCCCCGCACCATATGTTGTGCCGATTGGATGTAGCCAGGGTCATGCCACCAAAAATCCTTGGCAGGCCTTGGTAACCCGGGGACACCTGCACTAGGATAAGTGATCATGCCCCGCACCATATCGTGCCGAGATTATTGGCATGGCATGGCCCTCGCGTTCGTGCCATGCTGGCACAGTTCAGAATTTTTCATATCATGCCGTGTTTTGTACCGTGCTAACTGATCATACCATTACCCGTCAAATAATAGTACAGTCCAAGTCCCAACTCCAGTCAGccagctgctggctgctgcagctATATATCCAGATTGGTTGGACCAAGTCAGCGGCCGGAGCAATAGCAGCAACAAGGGGGACATCGAACAATTACAAGATAAAACTGAATTCACGTGTCCAATTTGTATGCGTTGTAATCCGAATCGAGTGGTTTCGTGTCCACTGTGTTGCGTAATCTGAATTGATTGATTTTGCTGCTGTTGGATTGATATAGGAGACAGCCCTATCACAACCAAGATTCTAAATAGCAATTTATAGAATTTAGCCATAGCAATTCAAAATTGCACTAAATCCAAGCTACAACGCGCTTTAGCCCACTATAATGCACTAAATCCCCGCTATAGCCCGTAGCGCCTCTCCAGGCGCCATAACTATGATCACAACACATCCACTTACATGCTGTCAGCTTGATTAAAAGGATTCCGATTAAAAGTCCCTCCACCTTCCCCTTCTCCCCGCGCTTCAGGTGGCAAAGGGGACGTGTGTCAGCTAGTGCGGTCTTTgactattttgcaaaaaaaaaatcctctaatttttttaaaaatcacAATTAAACTCAGCTCGTCCCAACTGTATAGTACCCATGTTCATATATTTTTCACATAGGACCTTAAACTAATATTTATTTTAGTATATTGAAGAAAAAATTTGATAATGTTCGAGTCTTTACAAAAATCTCTTcgtaaaatattttttcaataaCCCCCTCTCCTCCTAGGCTTCCTgccgccctctccctccctctcctgctccccgccaccacctcccctctccttcccggctccccgtcgccgcctcccTACCTTTCCTACTCCCCACCCccgccttctctctctccctgtgTTCTTTGCCTCTccaccgccacctcccctcCCATTCTTCCTCTCCGCGTACCTCCATCGCCCCTCCCCTCCGTTGCACCTCCTGCTCTCTGCAGCTGCCCGCTCCCGCAGGATCCACGACGCCCCTCTCCCCAAACCcaccacctctctctctctcctccggtggcgcctcctctcttttctctcccAGCGCCTTCTTCCCGGTAGCGCCCCTTCCCGCCCCTTACCCCTCCGCGCGGCACGGGCCGGCGTGGATCCGGCAAGGCCTTCCCGCAGCGCTGCCGGCAGTGGCTCCGCGCGGGAGACAGGGGCGCAGCCACCACCGGCTGCACCGTGCacgcaaggaggaggaggagcattgCGGGTCCCACATGGGCATATGGGCAGAGAAGCCCCATGGGCGCAGGAGCAAAGGTCGTGCGGCATGGCCGTGCAGGTGCGGCATAGGCCAGGAGGTGGGCGCGGCGCTGGTGTGCAGGAGGAGGACCAGCGGTGTGGCCGGCAAGGCGCGTACGTTTCCAGCACAAGCTGCGGCGCCGCACGCTCAATGTCACCGAGCCTCTCGGGCGGAGACCAGCTTAACTATCAACTGATGCACTGTAAACTGTGTTTGCATTTTATCCACGTTTATTCTGCTGTTAACTAGAACTACTCTTTAATTGCGAAACTATATTCCTCAATGTTCAGATTTAAACACTGGCCTCCGCTTGCCTTTATGTTAATTTGTGTGCATGGACATTAAGTTGAACTAGCTTTTGCCATTTATCGAAGAAATATTTCTTTTCTGTAGGCCCTTGACCTTACCATAGGAAAAAACTTCCTGGTGCTCATGTATTCTTGCTTGGAAGGTCATCTATCCAACTCTGATGGAACTGACTTGATGCGATTTAGCATCCCGCTGCTTGCAGTATGAAGCACGTGACACAAAAAGATTAGAACTAAACACCACAAAAGAGTACTCTTAATTAAGCATGCAAAAACAAATACTAAGATTGgcaagaacacaaactaattaaaaaaatctaaagcaGCAAAGGTCATCAAGATTAGTGACACAAAGATACTAATTAAATTACCTAATCATGCGACCAATGAGCAAAGACATGTGCACGCAGAAAATAAATGAGAGAAGAAAGAAACTTGCTCACTGTGCTGCTGTGTCCCGTCGGCCTGCTACTGGACACCTGCCAAGCTGGCTGGGCCTGTGCGCTCCCGCCTGGGCTGCCTGCTGCAGGCCTGGCTGGCTGGCCACCGCGAGCTGCGCTAGCAGCTTGGACCCGCTGGTGGGCTGGCTGCACCGCTCTGCGGGGCCGgcctgccgcgcgccgccaccgccagctgcgccggccggggccgcctaccccgcgcctgagcgccggcgagcgcccgCCCACGTGCTAGATGGGCCTGCACGGAAATTTTTTTCCTACATTTTAACTTGGTTTTCCTTTTGATATCATCTAGCATGTTTCCTTGCTAATAGTTATAACAGAATTTCGATGCAGACTCCTTCGCACACTTTGCTGGGCATCCAACATGATAAAAGAAGCTCAGATCAAGTCCTGTTATCTGCTATGGGGAAAACTTTTGCCAGAGCATACCTGAACGAGGTTCATGAGATATTGCAGGATGATGGCTATAATGAGGACGACATGGCACCCCCCCCCGGCGGTTTTTGTTACTGTCCTCTCCGTGATAAACagaataaataaatagatagatagattttGTTTTCTTACTCTCATTTTATACCGCTCTGATGTGAGAAAATGCATATAGAGTCAGGTTTTCATCAATCATCGTGCTATTAAAACCTTACTGTTCTCGGATGCATGAAAAAGAAATGGCATCCATGTACACATTCTGCATGTAATGTCCACTTCTGAGATATCCCAAGAGTGTCATTTTCTGAAATTGCTCCTCAAGTGTTGCTTTCATGCTTTGAATGGTGACTTCGGGAGAGAACACTTGATATACATCTTACATATGTATTTGGAATGCTAGAACTTGCAGCTCTCTCTCCAGTCATGAACCTGTGAATTATCTGAGAGCTTCGTTGTCAAGAGGCATGCAGACAATGCCTTTAAATCCAAGGATTTTGCAGCTGCCGTCGAGTGTTACTCAAGGGTATGCTATATTATCATGtgatgcacacatataattctCCTATCTGTACTTTTTGTCCAATTAAAATCGATACATTTTCTACTTTATTGGTTTTAGTAAATTTAGATTGGTTTTGTTCCAACTAGGCAGACGTGTGCCcccattttttcttcttctgggTTGCTATATGGCAGCCAGTAATTAGCACGCATTGCAGGTATTGTAAGTCAGGTGGCTGGATTTGTGATAATATTTATATCTTGCCATTGTTGTGCTTATCTAGGAAACAATCTTCTTTCAGCATATAATAAGGAGATATGATTTAGGTCCAAACCATTGTTTTTAGTTGAATTTAACATATAGGTTAAATTTCTATGTTTCCTTTGGACCAAGTTCTTTTCTTGCTGTTGTGTGTTTGAGCCCAAAATGTTTTCTTTCGGAGGAAGCGTCGGCTGCTGCGGTGCGCTGCAAGGCCTGGCGATCCTCACGACCAACATTCCCGCCAACGACGTCGTCGCGCCGGCGGAGGTTCACGTTCGCCAAGGGGGCGCTTGTCACCGCGTTGATCAGCTTCGCCTTCCAGCCATGGCGGCTGGTGGTCAGCTCCAGCGAGAGCTTTCGTCAACATCTGGCTGCTCAGCAACTCAGCGCTCGCGGGCCCCATCGGAGGGGTCCTCGCCGACCACTACATTGTCCGGCGCACAGCTCTGGACGTCGACGCGCTCTACTCGGAGGACAGGGGCAGCCCTTACTACTTCCAGGGTGGTTTCAACGTCGCCGCGATGGTGGCAATGGCGGCCGGAGTGGCGCCCATCGTGCCCGGATTTCTGCATTTGTCACGTCGTACAACAGTCCCTGGTTCGCAGCTTCTTGGTCGCCTGCGCCGTCTACTGTCTACTCTGCGGACCAGAGAGAGATGCAATCAAAACCCCAGTACAATTTATAAGACATACAAATTTATAAGCAAAACCCCACAGGCACACCTTGTTCCATATCTACACATGCAAATTTATAAGTCCGTCTATGTTAGCATTTTTTATATTTGTTGACAATCTTTGGTAAACAGCCTATAGCTGAGATTTGTAATAACGGATTACGGATGGTTAAGTGCACAATTCATGCAGACGCCTGAATAATAAAGACCGTCTCTACATCTGCCAAAATATGTTACtagtgaactttttttttttgttctcccTGGTGCATGCTACAAATTACAAACGAAAACATTTTTTcagcaaaaataaaaagattTTGTGAATCAACATTTGGTCGTGACTGTTAGTGCCTACATTTTGAACTACATATGAACCAACAATCAGTTTGGCCTAAAATGGCAGTTCCCACTTCTTTCAGGCAACCATAACGGCAGATTCACATCATCACACGACAACAATGGTTACCTCGATGCAGCATCTTAtcgtgctttgtgcgagattttttttaatgCCATGCCCCAATGTTGATGTATGAAACATGGGTCAAAAAGGGTCAGAAGTTAGACAGAAAAATCTTATTGATTGAACAAGTCGTTGATTAGCTAACATTTGTGCTACATAACGCTAGCTGTTTGGAGCAACTGTTGGTTGAACATCCTCATCATGATAATACCCACCAAACAGCTTGGATTTCGGTTGGACAGCTATGATAAAACATCTAACCTTCCAGCAATGGGCACCCTAGGCAGGCATATCAACGAGTCCTAGTTTTGATCATCTTTCCCCTAGATGCCTTCTTCTCCattttctcccttttctttCGGGTTTTCTCATCTTCAACTTCACCCTGAAAACAGGGGGTATTAATACCTGCCTGTCATATATCTCATAATTAAAATAATGTGTTGAAATTGATGATCAATCTATTTATACCTCTGGACCACCACTGGAAAATGCTCCTCTCAACAGACCGGAAATCTTGTATCCAGCAAAAGCTGGAATCTGCAAATGGATGGGTATACAAATATTAAGCAAAACAATAAGAAGTTCGCCATCATTGGCGAGCTCCCTTGAGAATCGGAACAATGGAAGCATCTGCAACTCTAGAGTCATGAGTGTATCTAAAATTCAAAACATGCACCCGCAACTTGAACTTAGTAATGTTTGCAAGACGATTGAAGCCTATAGGAAAGAAAAATTATTATGACACAAAAATACAGAAATGCAATATTCATCTAACTACTTGAAATAAGTAGCAATTAGTGATGGTCATCTGCATTGGTTATTCACTGAACTTTTCGTACTactttgctttgtaattttaaGACAAACAATGACCGAAATACAAGCTAGGCATATCAGACATATGACCAATGTTCCTAATCAGACAGCTTTGTTCAGCTAAAACAACAACCAAACTCTTCACAGAATAAAGATGCTCTGTGAAATTGAGGCCCAAAAGGGTACAAGCCAGCGCCCTGAAGCGATTGGACGGAAGCACAATATTTAAGAAAACATATGGTGTATGTTGTCTTACCACTAAATATGTCCACCAAAATTTCTCAGAAATGATGGACATCAGCTGCACGAAGACAGTGATATAGATCACATCATACAGATACCTGCAGAACAAAATGTAAAAGAATTGTTATTGGTTTGAAGATAACCAAAATGTACCAGTACCTCTCTATGAAAGCATAGCACTACAAAATAAATTGTCGGACTTCTCAACTCATTTTCTCATTATTTCATTTCTGTGGCccatgttttttaaaaaaatttgttaCTAATGTAGCTAAGCTCTAAAGACTAATATGTGAATTGTTCAGCTTTGAAATGCTGAGAGCCGGGAGGCAGGTACTTTATAATCCTCTGTATGTATGCGTTATGCGTCACTGAGAGAGAGACTCATATGCATTCCCAtatgcaacaaacacacctgttATCAAACAAGTGCCTGAGCTAACAGTTACACTGTCTCATGTAGTCACTTACTCGCAAATCCCACCAGTGCTCAAGTCGAAGCCACCATCCAGTAGTTCTCCATTATCAGAGTAAACTGGCTTGGCCATACTGGCAAGTTGCTTGTATGGAAGAAAATATGCAGCAGATGTTAACATAAATCCAATCCAATGCTTCCAGGTGAAGGATGAATGCATTATAGCCATCCTCGCCACTATGTAAATAGCCTGTATAACAACAAAGCATATAAGATACTAGTCCTCAAACCCAAAATAGCTAGAACATATAGTTAGGTGGTGACATACTTCGAGGTCAAGACAAAAGCAACAGAGGGAAACATCCACAAAGCATTGCAAGCATTTTTGTGAATAACAATCTTGAATCACATAAGGAATCAATACCAAATCTTGTAAAAAACAACAATACCACAAAAGAAATGAGAAGTCAACCGAATTAATAACAGAGGATATAGGAACAGTGTGTGgttccaaaacaaaacaaaaacaggGTACTGGGCATGGAGGGGTTTTCCCCCTAACAACTGACATGAACTCTCAGCGTGTAAGCTCATCAATTCACTATCTTCTGTCATTTGTGGATTATAATACAGTATTACAAATGTATCACTATTCACTAGATTTTTAGTTGTTGGGTATATCAGGAAGAAAGGAACATGTCATAGCTCTGTATTGACCTTCCAACACCTAAAGGCGACTACAAGGCACAGATGAGTTATTCCACAGAACTAAACAAAATTAAGCTAAATCTCCACAGAATTTCATCATCCCGCGGGCAATTTTATCCTCGCCACAGCACTCTGGCATCCCAGATTCAGTTCTAGGCAGAGTGTTACTCCCTTTCCCTTCCGGCCGGTCTTCCGGCAAGAGAAAAAAATCTAGCAGAATGAGCACAACAATACCTCAAATACTGTCAGGTAGTCCAAATTTTATAGGTCTCACAAAAAATATACCAAAGCACGAGCTGTCCGAACAACAAATTAGACGGCAACGATCTACGGTGGACTAGGTGATCAACGGATCTGTCCCACGCGAttgaggggaggggaagggaggggTGGTTGAAGGTGGGTGCTCACGCTGGATATGAGGATGATGCGCAGGAGCAAATCCAAGCGCTTCCTGTTCTCGTCCTTCATCTTCTTCGCCCCCTGCTTCGCCATGGCTGCGATGCTCGAGGTTCTCCTCCCCCTTCGGTTTATGCTGGGAACTTGAGATCCTCGTGTGTTTTTTTATGGGATCCTCGTGTTTTTTTTATCACGATCCTCGTGTTTTTCTTTGGCAAGAAGCCGAGTCCGTCAGCTACGCCTACGCGAACTCTTTTCTTCTTGGACTCATTATTGGGCCGGgccgcttcctcttcttcccacCTGGTTTTCTTTGGGTTTAACTGGGCTCAGGCCCATTGATCCACTTGGTGCCGGTGCGGTAGCGTTTAAAGGCCACCTGCTCCGCACCCGTGCGATTCCACAACGGTCTAGCGCGCGCTACAAAGGCACCAACCGGCCGACGGACGGGAAGAACAAGCGAAGCGATCAaggggagaggggagaggagcGAGCGAGGAAGATGGCGCAGGTGTGGGCGGTGTCCCTGGCCGTGGCGTCGCTCGCCATCGGCATGCTCGGGGTGCTCGGCGTCTGGCTCTGCTACCTCTTCGACGCCGTGGCGCGGGGCCGCGCGCCCCGGACCCCGCCGCCCACACCCCAGGTGGCTTCCGAGGAGGACGGCAAGAACGGGCTCTCGGAGGCGGAGCTGATGCGGCTCGGCGGGGTCGCCGTGCTGGGGTCCGCGGAtagcggggaggaggaggagggggaggcgctCTGCCCGATCTGCCTCGACGCCATGGAGCCCGGCCGCGCCGTGCGCGTGCTCCCCGGCTGCAACCGCGCCTTCCACCAGGACTGCGTCGACCGATGGCTCGCCATCTCGCCGCgctgccctgtatgcaacgtatgggccgcgccgccgcggtcgccCGCGTCCTCGCCGCGGGCGCCAAAGACCAGCTGGGATTCTTAAGGTGCGGGCGGCGCGTCTTCTCTGGCGCCTGGCGGGTCAGTTCTTGGTTCTTGACGAGTTCTTCGTTGGGTTCTGATCGTCGATCAAGAAGCCTTCTTGATGAACTCTCGCCGGTTTCGTACTTCTGGAGAGCGATTCTTGACGAATTCTTCTCGGCTACTTTGATTTAGTGAAGGATTCTTGGACGGGATTGCATGTACATCGACTCAATCCTCGAATTCCTGTTCCAGATCAGTAGGTTTTGCAGTTTTAGTTCTTATCAATTCGACAGACATTTCGACAGAGTTAGTCTTCCCGATGAACGAGCTGAATTGATTTATGCCAATGTTGGATACTTGGATTGCATAATCTGTCTTTGCTGTGTCACTGGCAGAAGGAATGCCTGTAATTGTGCATTACTGCACCTTTTTGTGGTCACAAAATCAGAGGTCGCTTTCAAAGATTCTACATCGTGATGTGGTATGTGTGGGATTGGCTATGAATCTTTGACAGTCTGTTTTGTACTTCTATGGCGCTTAACTTAGTTTTATTTCCTGACTAGGTGTTCCTAAAGATTCAGACTAGTTCTTTTGGTCGTTCCTGGGGTATGCCCCCGGAAAAAAATTCTATGCAGGAGGGCTAGCCTAGACTATCTTGAATCAGGTAGGtgatctgtttttttttgagatgaaACAAGGAATATATTAGACCATAGTTGAGTACATCATCAAGTTACAAGCACGCTGGAATACAACCTGATCATCTAAAAATCTTGTATAGTCTAAATTCTCAACTCCGGACCTATATGACGCTTCGTAAAGAAGGCCGCACAGGCAAACACTCGGCGTGCACAGGCAAACACCCAGCAACAAACTCGAGAACAGAAGCCCAGAGAATGGTGGCCAACACTCCTACATGCGAAGTGGAGAAACTCCTTTCTTGTGTCTTCTGTCTTCTTCTTTCTGCCaccgaagaaaaagaaagacaccAAACAAATCCGCCATCACCGAAACCGGTGACCGGAAAGAAGCTCCGCAGCTAGCGACGGAGCCGCCAACCCGGAAGTAAAAGCTCACAGGGAAGCAACGCATCTCCCCAGAGATGCAATCCGCGGCCGTCAATGAGGACATCAACGACCCGGAAGAGAGATCCGCAGTTGCCGACCATGCCGACAGCCCGGAAGCAAATCCCTCCGTAGGGACAACAAAGCCGCCGCCAGCAGCACCGCCAGCAGCGCGGCCACGGGATCCCACGGGGATGCTGAGGTAGGTGATCTGTTTGGGCCGTAAACTTTCCCCTTCTCTGCTCTCTCTGTTTGCTCTGTAATGCTGGAACTACTGGGTATTTCCATTTTCGCTAATGGAAATGGGGGATGAGCCTCGAATCAAGAAAGGTGTTTCTAAAGCTGAAACTTGAAAGCTTGGTTCCTATGGTACCGCGCAAGACAAAGTTTTTGTTTGTACTCTATTGACAGAATCAGTAGATCTGACCTGATCCTCACGATGTCAAAAGTAGTATTTTCGTTTGTTCTGCCTTTGATCTGTGATCGGCAAATGGACTGCCAGCACTGTAGAGTCTGCTCCTTTTTCAGGTGAAACTTCTGCAGAAGTGGCTCTCAGAGATTCTGCCTCGTATAGTTCTGTACTGTGTAGTACAGCTGGGTTGAGATACTCAGAATGTCAGGTTTGAACTTATGATGACTTTCATGGTTATTAAGTCCCCGATTGAGATACTGGGAATGACAGTTTTAAACATCTGATAACTTTTATGGTTATTAAGTCCCTGAGCAGTGACTTTCCGAGTTTAGAACGTCATTCCTATTCTGCACCAAGCTAATATTTTCATAGTTGATATGCAGACCCTTTATTTGGCTACATGTTTTATTTGACTCTTGAGTGTTCCATTGCTCAACGCTGTCAAGCTATACAAATTTCAGTCTAGTCAATCTGTTTTTTATGCGACCAGTCAATCTGTTTGCTCGCACCTTGCAGCTAGTAGGGTATACAAAGCTACTAGGGCAGTACAGCTCAACGAACTACCAACTACCGCTGCTCCAAATCAAGTCTAGCACACTCGTCTGCATTATTATTGTAGAACTTTTGATGATCAAGTACTGCTTAAATGTATGATGATCTGCTTACTTTTGCATGGTGAATGCTGTCCTTtcagatactccctccatcctgaaaTATAAGGCATTCCAACATTCTTTGAGAGTcaaaattttttaaatttgaccaaatttttaGAGAGAAtcataaaaatttatgacagCAAACaaatatattataaaaatatatttaatgaaaaatctaatggtacatatttgatatcataaatgttattactttattatataaatttgatcaaacttgaaaaactttgactctccaaaaatgttggaatgccttatatttcaggacggagggagtatacgtTTGCCAACATAAGACCCAGTTCTTATCAAATAATCTCGC is drawn from Panicum virgatum strain AP13 chromosome 1N, P.virgatum_v5, whole genome shotgun sequence and contains these coding sequences:
- the LOC120654195 gene encoding E3 ubiquitin-protein ligase ATL23-like, translated to MAQVWAVSLAVASLAIGMLGVLGVWLCYLFDAVARGRAPRTPPPTPQVASEEDGKNGLSEAELMRLGGVAVLGSADSGEEEEGEALCPICLDAMEPGRAVRVLPGCNRAFHQDCVDRWLAISPRCPVCNVWAAPPRSPASSPRAPKTSWDS
- the LOC120656746 gene encoding transmembrane protein 208 homolog, which codes for MAKQGAKKMKDENRKRLDLLLRIILISSAIYIVARMAIMHSSFTWKHWIGFMLTSAAYFLPYKQLASMAKPVYSDNGELLDGGFDLSTGGICEYLYDVIYITVFVQLMSIISEKFWWTYLVIPAFAGYKISGLLRGAFSSGGPEGEVEDEKTRKKREKMEKKASRGKMIKTRTR